The following are encoded in a window of Sutcliffiella horikoshii genomic DNA:
- a CDS encoding Cof-type HAD-IIB family hydrolase — MIYRLLAINIDGTLLKSNGRLAKETKEAIEYVKNKGVYVTLVTGRNFAFAKKVAKSLKLDTFLVTHGGSFIASKLEQPLHVKRLSEDKTFNLVQVLENYDCTVRILHERYSIGNRLRGANNLMARAVLGSSDPLIYPMQFVESLGDTLIDNPIAPPKIEVYFTEPEERERVLKTLKSAFEGIEILVHADGKVDILPDGGTKMDGLLTLGEVLKIPPQEMVVIGDTMEDLPIIEVAGLGVAMGNAPKEVKLAADWITRTNDENGVAYMIKEHFRKQQRIAFLNKMKI, encoded by the coding sequence ATGATATACCGCCTGCTCGCCATCAATATAGATGGAACGCTATTGAAATCAAATGGAAGATTGGCAAAGGAAACGAAAGAAGCGATAGAGTATGTGAAAAACAAGGGAGTCTATGTGACATTAGTGACCGGCCGAAACTTCGCTTTTGCTAAGAAAGTGGCTAAATCTCTGAAACTGGATACGTTTTTAGTGACACATGGAGGTTCATTTATTGCCTCTAAACTGGAGCAACCTCTTCATGTGAAACGGCTGTCAGAGGATAAGACATTCAATCTTGTGCAAGTGCTTGAAAATTATGATTGTACCGTAAGGATCTTGCACGAAAGATATTCCATTGGAAACAGACTTCGAGGTGCCAACAACTTGATGGCTAGGGCAGTACTAGGTTCTAGTGATCCATTAATTTACCCAATGCAATTTGTGGAGTCTTTAGGGGATACGTTAATTGACAATCCTATTGCACCACCGAAAATAGAGGTTTATTTTACAGAGCCAGAAGAGAGAGAAAGAGTATTGAAAACCTTGAAATCCGCGTTTGAGGGGATTGAAATTCTTGTTCATGCTGACGGAAAAGTGGATATCTTACCTGACGGTGGAACAAAGATGGATGGTTTGTTGACTCTTGGTGAAGTGTTGAAAATTCCACCGCAGGAAATGGTGGTTATTGGTGATACGATGGAAGACCTGCCTATCATTGAAGTGGCCGGACTCGGCGTAGCAATGGGGAATGCCCCTAAAGAAGTGAAGCTTGCTGCGGACTGGATTACTCGAACCAATGATGAAAACGGAGTAGCCTATATGATTAAGGAACATTTCCGTAAACAACAACGCATTGCCTTTTTAAATAAAATGAAAATATAG
- a CDS encoding coproporphyrinogen III oxidase: MKIAIKGLHDDRYQRPLSLIADLFFEETEVVLGEDPSSELKVTFEAEEKGTTFIVKGQLGELTCSHEKELGDSDEKESFRRKKQAVSYVYLTLLQEHTGIIQKWGILTGIRPTKLLHSKLQKGEPKEKVHQHLREDYLITDEKIDLMQQIVDRQLDVVPDLHDLGDEVSIYIGIPFCPTKCAYCTFPAYAINGKQGKVDSFLGGLHHEIDAIGAWLKEKGIKITTVYYGGGTPTSITAEEMDMLYEQMYASFPDMEKVREVTVEAGRPDTITPEKLEVLKKWNIDRISINPQSYTQETLKAIGRHHTVEETIDKFHLAREMGMNNINMDLIIGLPGEGVGEFAHTLEETEKLMPESLTVHTLSFKRASEMTQNKNRYKVADRYEIGKMMDMATEWTTIHNYVPYYLYRQKNILGNLENVGYALPGQDSIYNIMIMEEKQTVIGLGCGASSKFVHPETGKITRFANPKDPKSYNDGFEHYTDEKIRILEELFSSRN; the protein is encoded by the coding sequence TTGAAGATTGCTATAAAAGGTTTGCATGATGATAGATATCAGCGTCCGTTATCATTGATTGCGGATTTATTTTTTGAAGAAACAGAAGTGGTGCTGGGAGAAGACCCATCCTCTGAATTAAAGGTAACGTTTGAGGCGGAAGAGAAAGGTACTACGTTTATAGTAAAAGGACAACTCGGCGAACTTACTTGTTCCCATGAGAAAGAATTGGGCGATTCAGACGAAAAAGAAAGCTTTCGCCGTAAAAAACAAGCCGTGTCCTATGTTTATTTGACTCTTCTGCAAGAGCATACAGGAATTATTCAAAAGTGGGGAATCTTAACAGGAATCCGTCCAACCAAACTTCTTCACTCCAAGCTTCAAAAGGGAGAACCGAAAGAAAAAGTCCATCAACATCTGCGTGAAGATTACTTGATTACAGATGAGAAGATAGACTTAATGCAGCAAATTGTAGATCGCCAGCTTGATGTTGTGCCAGATTTACATGACTTGGGTGATGAAGTCAGCATTTATATCGGGATCCCATTCTGCCCGACTAAATGTGCGTATTGTACATTTCCTGCCTATGCGATTAATGGAAAACAAGGGAAAGTGGACTCCTTCCTTGGCGGACTACACCATGAAATCGATGCTATCGGTGCCTGGTTGAAGGAAAAAGGAATTAAGATTACCACGGTTTATTATGGTGGGGGCACCCCTACAAGTATCACGGCAGAAGAGATGGACATGCTTTATGAGCAGATGTATGCTTCGTTCCCTGACATGGAAAAAGTTCGCGAAGTAACAGTGGAAGCCGGACGTCCCGATACGATAACACCGGAGAAGCTTGAAGTATTGAAAAAGTGGAATATTGACCGCATCAGTATCAACCCACAGTCTTATACACAGGAAACATTGAAAGCGATCGGTCGCCATCATACCGTGGAGGAAACTATTGATAAGTTCCACCTTGCGCGTGAGATGGGGATGAATAATATCAATATGGACCTGATCATCGGTCTGCCTGGTGAAGGGGTGGGAGAGTTCGCCCATACACTAGAAGAAACGGAAAAGCTGATGCCGGAATCATTGACGGTCCATACGCTATCATTTAAACGAGCTTCTGAAATGACGCAAAATAAGAATCGCTACAAGGTGGCAGATCGTTATGAGATCGGGAAGATGATGGATATGGCGACTGAGTGGACCACTATCCACAATTATGTACCGTATTATTTATATCGTCAGAAAAATATACTTGGTAATTTGGAGAATGTAGGATATGCATTGCCAGGCCAGGACAGTATTTATAACATCATGATTATGGAAGAGAAACAGACGGTCATTGGACTTGGATGTGGGGCATCAAGTAAGTTTGTACACCCAGAAACAGGGAAGATTACGCGGTTTGCCAATCCGAAAGATCCTAAGTCCTATAATGATGGTTTTGAACATTATACGGATGAAAAAATTCGCATTTTGGAAGAACTCTTTTCATCTAGAAACTAA
- a CDS encoding MaoC/PaaZ C-terminal domain-containing protein, with translation MKLETGEVLTYSRTFTVEEILQFGEVSGDQGMHHLEKDEQGRLMVHGLLTASIGTKIGGDMNYIAREMNMEFLRPVFTGDTITCEATLTNVQQQEGYKQVQVTSIYTNQKGKQVLLGSSNGIIRD, from the coding sequence ATGAAGCTTGAAACAGGTGAAGTACTGACTTATTCGAGAACATTCACTGTGGAAGAAATCCTTCAATTTGGTGAGGTTTCAGGAGATCAAGGCATGCATCATTTGGAAAAAGATGAGCAAGGCAGACTAATGGTTCATGGTCTGTTGACTGCAAGTATTGGCACCAAAATCGGGGGAGACATGAATTATATCGCAAGAGAAATGAACATGGAATTCCTCCGGCCCGTCTTTACAGGCGACACCATCACCTGTGAAGCTACCCTCACCAATGTCCAACAACAAGAAGGCTACAAACAAGTCCAAGTCACATCCATCTACACCAACCAAAAAGGCAAACAAGTCCTCCTAGGCAGCAGTAATGGTATTATTCGAGATTAA
- a CDS encoding enoyl-CoA hydratase: MSTVNVLIQGSVVVLELNRPEALNAMNVEMLEELDRVLDEISQNEDVKVVIVRGSGNAFSAGGDIKMMLQENVGGDFDQVMDTIGSIVTKFYTMPKVTISALHGAAAGLGLSFALASDFVVAHTSTKLAMNFIKIGLIPDGGGHFFMEKRLGEAKAKQMIWEGKTISAEEAHGLGLVDSLVGDQMEEEISHRVGALLQAPLQAMLETKLIYTKQSLPRLEQILELEKNAQRRMRVSQDHREGIRAFVEKRRPQFSGK; the protein is encoded by the coding sequence ATGAGTACGGTTAATGTGTTAATTCAAGGTTCGGTTGTGGTTTTGGAGCTTAATAGACCTGAGGCGTTAAATGCGATGAATGTGGAAATGTTAGAGGAATTAGATCGTGTTCTGGATGAAATTTCGCAAAATGAGGATGTCAAAGTGGTTATTGTTAGAGGAAGTGGGAATGCGTTCAGTGCTGGTGGAGATATTAAAATGATGCTGCAAGAAAATGTGGGCGGAGACTTTGACCAGGTGATGGATACGATTGGTTCCATCGTTACTAAATTTTACACCATGCCAAAAGTGACAATCAGTGCCCTTCACGGTGCTGCTGCAGGGCTAGGCTTAAGTTTTGCACTTGCCAGCGATTTTGTTGTTGCTCACACTTCTACAAAACTAGCGATGAATTTTATCAAGATCGGTTTAATTCCTGATGGTGGCGGTCACTTCTTCATGGAAAAACGTCTTGGAGAAGCGAAAGCTAAACAGATGATTTGGGAAGGTAAAACGATTTCTGCTGAAGAAGCCCATGGATTGGGGCTTGTTGATAGTTTGGTTGGAGATCAAATGGAAGAGGAAATTTCTCATAGGGTTGGAGCACTTCTGCAAGCTCCATTGCAGGCGATGTTGGAAACAAAATTAATATACACAAAGCAATCCTTGCCACGCCTAGAACAAATTCTAGAGTTGGAAAAGAATGCACAGCGTAGAATGAGGGTGTCTCAAGATCATAGAGAAGGTATTCGTGCCTTTGTTGAAAAGAGAAGGCCGCAATTTAGCGGGAAATGA
- a CDS encoding TVP38/TMEM64 family protein has translation METGKKPITGIGLIILVLLVYYISKFMVMAEYKGLENLLLEYGSMAKFLFFMLCLAQPIILPLPEAVTIPAGSVALGASTSFYLGFSGTLTGIIIMFFIARYGGMKVASKLVKEKHLTRYQEYVRKKETVILALLFIIPVLPDEIICVGAGIGAVSFKRFIVIASLSKLMTSFVLAYSVSLAKFLDLTPTQLLLSCSVIMGMVVFTSFAFHRYWNKKRMET, from the coding sequence ATGGAAACTGGCAAAAAGCCGATAACGGGGATAGGACTCATAATACTTGTTTTGCTGGTTTATTATATAAGCAAATTTATGGTAATGGCAGAATATAAGGGACTGGAGAATTTACTATTAGAATATGGTTCTATGGCTAAATTTCTCTTTTTCATGCTGTGTTTGGCTCAACCGATTATTTTACCTCTTCCGGAGGCGGTGACCATTCCTGCGGGGAGCGTGGCTTTGGGGGCATCTACTTCGTTCTATCTTGGTTTTTCCGGTACATTGACAGGCATTATCATTATGTTCTTTATTGCAAGATATGGCGGTATGAAAGTGGCTTCTAAACTGGTGAAAGAAAAGCATTTAACACGATATCAAGAATATGTCAGGAAAAAGGAGACGGTCATTCTTGCACTCTTATTTATCATTCCTGTTCTGCCTGATGAAATTATTTGTGTTGGGGCTGGAATCGGAGCTGTTTCGTTTAAAAGGTTTATTGTGATAGCGTCCTTATCAAAACTTATGACTTCTTTTGTCCTCGCCTATTCGGTTTCCCTGGCAAAGTTTCTAGACTTAACGCCTACACAACTGCTATTATCTTGCTCTGTGATCATGGGAATGGTTGTCTTCACCTCTTTTGCTTTCCATAGATATTGGAACAAAAAACGCATGGAGACGTAA
- a CDS encoding YhzD family protein has protein sequence MGKYTLTVFSKSGETLLDESFEAATEKEAKALGEKKLEELNYLDTTHRCTNASGKLVLFHR, from the coding sequence ATGGGGAAATATACGTTAACCGTTTTCAGTAAAAGCGGTGAAACATTACTGGATGAAAGTTTTGAAGCCGCAACCGAAAAAGAAGCGAAAGCATTAGGAGAAAAGAAATTAGAAGAATTGAACTATCTCGACACTACACACCGTTGCACAAACGCAAGCGGAAAGCTAGTTTTATTTCACAGATAA
- a CDS encoding ABC transporter ATP-binding protein, with protein MALQIDGVTKRFGKHVAVNNLTLEIPESEMFGFLGANGAGKTTTFRMVLGLLEPTEGKVSWAGKPITYKESHLVGYLPEERGLYPKLTVKDQMIYLGRLRGMEKAEILKQLDYWLKRFKVPQYLNKKVEELSKGNQQKIQFIASTIHNPKLLILDEPFSGLDPLNVELLKEAVVDLKKQGTSIVFSSHRMEHVEELCEHLCIMHHGQPVVHGSLRDIKRSFGKKNVIIHADFDLGYLSNVAGVTKTKQTAEGMILQVEDEDVSQTLLQQITGKGYIRKFILEEPSLNDIFIEKVGASYHE; from the coding sequence ATGGCATTACAGATAGATGGTGTAACCAAAAGGTTTGGCAAGCATGTGGCAGTTAATAATTTGACCTTGGAAATACCGGAAAGTGAAATGTTTGGGTTCTTAGGTGCAAATGGAGCAGGGAAAACAACTACTTTCAGAATGGTACTTGGATTATTGGAGCCTACAGAAGGCAAAGTTTCTTGGGCTGGAAAACCAATTACATATAAAGAAAGTCACCTGGTAGGATACTTGCCGGAAGAAAGAGGTCTTTATCCGAAATTGACGGTAAAGGACCAGATGATCTATTTGGGCAGATTGCGAGGAATGGAGAAGGCGGAGATTTTAAAGCAGCTGGACTATTGGTTAAAGCGCTTCAAAGTACCACAGTATCTTAACAAAAAAGTAGAAGAGCTTTCAAAAGGAAATCAACAAAAAATCCAGTTTATTGCGTCCACCATTCATAACCCGAAATTGCTCATATTAGATGAACCTTTCAGCGGCCTGGATCCGTTAAATGTAGAACTTTTGAAAGAGGCGGTAGTGGATCTGAAAAAGCAAGGGACTTCCATCGTCTTTTCCAGTCACCGGATGGAACATGTAGAAGAGCTTTGTGAGCATTTATGCATTATGCATCATGGTCAACCTGTCGTGCACGGTTCTCTTAGGGACATTAAGCGTTCATTTGGGAAAAAGAATGTCATCATTCATGCTGATTTTGATTTAGGGTATTTATCCAATGTAGCGGGAGTGACCAAAACAAAGCAGACAGCGGAAGGCATGATTCTTCAAGTGGAAGATGAGGATGTATCTCAGACCTTGCTGCAACAAATTACAGGTAAAGGCTATATCCGCAAGTTTATCTTGGAAGAGCCGTCCTTGAATGATATTTTCATAGAAAAGGTGGGTGCTTCTTACCATGAATAA
- a CDS encoding ABC transporter permease, which produces MNKFLIILMHTYMSKLKSKSFIISTLITTLLIVGVTNIQSIIDVFDKQEDKIVAVIDEEGTIAPLLEQQLATNPNSNLNLEVVSEESEAESKVTEGEYDGLLVLSTDQNGLPSGVYKAASITDSETMTQVEVMLQQVKNELATSQLGLSQEEIAQLYTPINFDVVALEESAKSAEELNQARGLVYVLLFVIYFSVILYASMIATEVAVEKSSRVMEILISSASPIMHMFGKILGIALLSLTQLAFWILVGYSSLSRNLDGMTEAGGVFEFFGVGDLPVATFVYAIVFFLLGYFLYATFAAFLGSLVSRIEEIQQMIMPMTLLIVAGFMISMFGLGNPDNSFIQVTSFIPFFAPMIMFLRVGMLNVPIWEISLSIGILVATIMLLAIFGAKVYRGGVLMYGKSSSLKDIKKALQLTKNK; this is translated from the coding sequence ATGAATAAATTTTTGATTATCTTAATGCACACCTACATGAGTAAACTGAAATCTAAATCATTCATTATTTCTACTTTGATAACAACGCTACTTATCGTTGGTGTGACAAACATTCAGTCTATCATTGATGTTTTTGATAAACAGGAAGACAAGATAGTAGCAGTAATAGATGAAGAGGGCACTATAGCACCATTGTTAGAGCAGCAACTAGCAACAAACCCCAATAGCAATTTGAATCTTGAAGTAGTATCAGAAGAGTCAGAAGCTGAAAGTAAAGTAACTGAGGGAGAATATGACGGGCTTCTTGTGCTTTCAACAGACCAGAATGGTTTACCATCTGGTGTGTATAAAGCCGCTTCCATCACTGATTCAGAAACGATGACACAAGTGGAAGTGATGCTTCAACAAGTGAAAAATGAGTTGGCAACAAGTCAACTGGGGTTGTCGCAAGAAGAAATCGCTCAACTTTATACGCCTATTAATTTTGATGTCGTAGCATTAGAAGAATCTGCAAAGTCTGCAGAAGAGTTGAACCAGGCACGTGGATTGGTTTATGTATTACTGTTTGTTATCTATTTTTCTGTCATTCTTTATGCAAGTATGATTGCAACGGAAGTCGCAGTAGAGAAATCTTCTCGCGTCATGGAAATACTGATTTCGTCTGCATCTCCCATTATGCATATGTTTGGAAAAATCCTTGGAATTGCCTTATTAAGTTTAACGCAACTGGCATTCTGGATCCTTGTCGGCTATTCATCATTAAGCAGAAATTTAGATGGTATGACGGAAGCCGGCGGAGTATTTGAATTTTTCGGTGTCGGCGATCTACCTGTAGCGACGTTTGTGTACGCCATCGTCTTCTTCTTGCTAGGATATTTCCTATATGCAACGTTTGCCGCTTTCTTGGGCTCGCTTGTTAGCAGGATTGAAGAAATCCAGCAGATGATTATGCCAATGACTTTATTAATAGTGGCAGGATTTATGATTTCCATGTTCGGGCTTGGTAACCCAGATAACTCTTTCATTCAAGTAACGTCATTCATTCCGTTTTTTGCACCAATGATTATGTTCTTGCGGGTAGGAATGTTGAATGTTCCGATTTGGGAAATCAGCCTCTCCATTGGCATATTGGTTGCAACCATTATGTTGTTGGCCATATTTGGAGCAAAAGTGTACCGTGGGGGAGTTTTGATGTACGGTAAATCATCTTCACTGAAAGATATTAAGAAAGCATTACAACTGACAAAAAACAAGTAA
- a CDS encoding metallophosphoesterase family protein, translated as MKKIRFIHAADLHLDSPFKGLSHLPQKIFNQIRKSTFQSLTSLINAAIDYQVDFILLAGDLFDLEQRSLIAQATLRKEFMRLNEAGIQVYIIHGNHDYLTDNHILFKYPDNVHIFTEDVECKPFLKGQEELACIYGFSYKQRHMTKNMTGYYQIVNKKVPFHIGMLHGNLSGREEHDPYAPFSISDLLDKEFHYWALGHIHKREILRHQPPIVYPGNIQGRHKKEQGDKGCYLVELFEDGTPKLQYIETSAIHWEELKIPINGIQTVDQLMDETKQAVEAIRLDGKGKLLRLTYTGNGDLHGFLQDESHQEELQLLLNEGEENKFSFVYLYSLRVQTALTYSKEDLQDKTFYKDFYTMVDQIDVREALAPLLRHSEANRYMDSWDEEEQKEIVEEAERWLVSKFLESEKR; from the coding sequence TTGAAAAAAATTCGCTTCATACATGCTGCAGATCTACATTTAGACAGCCCATTTAAAGGGCTTAGCCATCTTCCCCAAAAGATATTTAATCAGATTAGAAAAAGTACATTCCAATCTCTAACATCATTGATAAACGCTGCTATCGATTATCAAGTAGATTTTATTTTATTGGCAGGAGATCTCTTCGATCTAGAGCAAAGAAGCTTAATTGCCCAAGCGACACTAAGAAAAGAATTCATGCGACTGAATGAAGCCGGAATTCAAGTGTATATCATCCATGGAAATCATGATTACCTTACAGATAACCACATACTTTTTAAATACCCGGACAATGTACATATTTTTACGGAAGATGTGGAATGCAAGCCATTTTTAAAAGGCCAAGAAGAGTTAGCCTGCATATACGGATTCAGCTACAAGCAAAGGCATATGACCAAAAACATGACCGGATATTATCAGATAGTAAACAAGAAGGTGCCTTTTCACATTGGGATGCTTCACGGCAATCTCTCAGGAAGGGAAGAGCATGATCCTTACGCACCTTTTTCCATATCTGATCTTCTTGACAAAGAGTTTCATTACTGGGCGCTTGGCCATATACATAAACGTGAAATTCTCCGTCATCAACCTCCTATCGTCTATCCGGGGAATATCCAAGGGCGCCATAAAAAGGAACAAGGCGACAAAGGCTGCTATTTGGTGGAACTCTTTGAAGATGGTACCCCTAAGCTGCAATATATAGAAACATCCGCCATACATTGGGAAGAGCTCAAGATTCCCATTAACGGGATACAAACGGTGGACCAACTTATGGACGAAACAAAACAAGCAGTGGAGGCCATAAGGTTGGATGGGAAGGGGAAATTACTTCGACTTACCTATACTGGAAACGGAGACCTGCATGGTTTTCTCCAAGATGAAAGTCATCAAGAAGAACTTCAACTCCTTTTAAATGAGGGGGAAGAGAATAAGTTTTCCTTTGTATATCTATATTCGTTGCGTGTCCAAACAGCGTTAACTTATTCAAAAGAAGACTTGCAGGATAAAACATTTTATAAGGATTTTTATACCATGGTAGATCAAATCGACGTGAGGGAAGCATTGGCTCCTTTATTACGTCATTCTGAAGCAAACCGCTATATGGACTCCTGGGATGAGGAAGAACAGAAAGAGATAGTGGAAGAAGCAGAACGATGGCTTGTCAGTAAATTCTTGGAAAGTGAGAAGAGGTGA
- a CDS encoding ATP-binding protein, with protein MKITSLHIYGFGKLENVVMENLSPNIQVIYGENEAGKSTVMAFIQAILFGFPAKNQQDLRYVPKKGFKYGGKLVVETDDQRKITVERVAGRSSGDVTVQDEQGNPCDLNEVLGGLDKTMYKGIFSFNIMDIQNLQLIDSEQLGSYLFSSGLMGSEQLHKLSRELTKEQEERFKPNGRKPVINRLLTSLKEEEQNVLKWKEKMGQYDRLQKDLDQYDNEWKESLIAKEDTEKKIKQTEAMLTIQPLVNRLEILQLQIAEFGNFESFPQDGLSRLEKWQTEAVFYQSKLEKTAKDLHEKEREFVQIKVNEKILGNEESINALVNILPTYQQAKEQLSLLATEIVQLQKRIEGWKQDLAWHDKTDQELEAIHTSLASKGSLRELLKAHHELHIQKQRLDEQFQQAKEELEAQEERVKDLEQEQLPNHEVIKMKELVEVDSMDTLHKEIHLNEQLLNQLKKQLDVQKKNNQNEIKKSKQIAVASLLMGIAGAAYFYMQGQLIPSLLCLILFFILSFMINRKTKQTNSRNELLIEKEEMENKLELLRGKLYSNENYGKMEEYQKALAKNEQVMQLLQKEQLLLSQCDRTYNRIIKQFEEWEGKNFSFQDQWHKWTSSLSLEQISPPFMEEAYDKVVQLKVAIADKKELVERQKHFQTVVDTFKNKLETLIEGHIENDTRISIEEVFTQLRVSVEENVEKKKRKQRIQEQIGELKEEMDGLSHHVLEAQKQIQNLYEQAEVNNEESFRQKNQQNIEKTELEKEIILLKNQLAQMENSYQLRLTERKSMDMWNSRKIELEETLKSIKEKLSQLVENRTATKETIRLLEEAGTYSEAVQQFELSKSKLQEHARKWAIHATASHLLGKTMDYYRTVKLPKVLHYASDNFQFLTKGNYIRLLDEQNERTLMVQHADGTKFEPKELSQATVEQLYISIRVAVAQVWSDEQKLPFLMDDSFVNFDHHRTNLAIKLINRLALQGYQFLFFTCHHHIKEKLASEPNNRICSIDTMKVGEATIKR; from the coding sequence TTGAAAATTACGAGCTTACATATCTATGGATTTGGAAAACTAGAGAACGTGGTAATGGAAAATCTATCACCAAACATCCAAGTCATCTACGGAGAGAATGAAGCAGGGAAATCTACGGTGATGGCCTTCATTCAAGCTATTCTTTTTGGATTCCCTGCGAAAAATCAACAAGATCTGCGCTACGTTCCCAAAAAAGGCTTTAAATACGGCGGTAAGTTGGTTGTCGAAACGGATGATCAAAGAAAAATCACCGTTGAACGAGTCGCAGGTAGATCCTCTGGTGATGTCACTGTTCAAGATGAGCAAGGCAATCCTTGCGATTTGAACGAGGTGCTAGGCGGTCTTGATAAAACGATGTATAAAGGGATCTTCTCCTTTAATATAATGGACATCCAAAATCTGCAGCTCATAGATTCTGAGCAACTAGGCAGTTACTTGTTCTCTTCAGGACTGATGGGGAGTGAGCAGCTCCATAAATTATCACGTGAGTTAACTAAAGAACAGGAAGAACGCTTTAAGCCAAATGGCAGGAAGCCAGTCATTAATAGATTGTTAACTTCCTTAAAAGAAGAAGAACAAAATGTCCTGAAATGGAAAGAAAAGATGGGTCAATATGACCGCCTGCAGAAGGATTTAGATCAATATGATAATGAATGGAAGGAATCACTCATTGCTAAAGAAGATACAGAGAAAAAAATAAAACAAACAGAAGCAATGCTTACCATTCAGCCATTAGTGAATAGATTAGAGATCCTTCAATTACAAATAGCAGAATTTGGTAACTTTGAATCATTTCCGCAAGATGGTCTTTCAAGGTTGGAGAAATGGCAGACAGAGGCAGTATTCTATCAATCAAAACTAGAAAAAACGGCAAAAGATTTACATGAAAAAGAGCGGGAATTCGTACAAATAAAGGTTAATGAAAAGATTCTTGGAAATGAGGAATCCATAAATGCTCTAGTAAACATACTGCCGACCTATCAACAGGCAAAGGAACAATTGTCCCTGCTAGCTACTGAAATAGTGCAGTTGCAAAAGCGAATAGAAGGGTGGAAGCAAGATCTTGCATGGCATGATAAAACAGATCAGGAGTTAGAAGCCATACATACCAGTTTGGCATCAAAAGGATCTTTGCGAGAACTTTTAAAAGCCCATCATGAACTCCACATTCAGAAACAGCGCTTAGATGAACAGTTTCAACAGGCAAAAGAGGAACTTGAAGCCCAGGAAGAACGGGTGAAAGACTTAGAGCAAGAACAGCTACCAAACCATGAAGTGATAAAAATGAAGGAACTAGTAGAAGTAGATAGTATGGACACGTTGCATAAAGAAATCCATCTTAATGAGCAACTACTAAATCAGTTGAAAAAGCAGCTTGATGTTCAGAAAAAGAATAACCAAAATGAGATTAAAAAAAGTAAGCAAATCGCAGTTGCCAGTCTTTTAATGGGAATTGCCGGTGCCGCTTATTTCTATATGCAAGGCCAGCTTATACCTTCTCTGCTATGCTTAATCTTGTTTTTCATTCTATCTTTTATGATTAATAGGAAAACTAAACAAACTAATAGTCGCAATGAGCTATTGATTGAAAAAGAAGAGATGGAAAATAAGCTGGAATTATTAAGAGGGAAGCTTTATTCCAATGAAAATTACGGGAAAATGGAAGAGTATCAAAAAGCGCTGGCGAAGAACGAACAAGTAATGCAGCTTCTGCAGAAAGAACAACTCCTCCTTTCCCAATGCGATCGGACATACAATAGAATTATTAAGCAATTTGAAGAGTGGGAAGGAAAGAATTTTTCCTTTCAAGATCAATGGCATAAATGGACCTCATCACTTTCACTCGAGCAAATCTCACCTCCCTTTATGGAGGAAGCCTACGACAAAGTGGTACAACTGAAAGTTGCTATAGCAGACAAAAAAGAGCTAGTCGAAAGACAAAAACACTTTCAAACAGTAGTGGACACGTTTAAGAATAAGTTAGAAACTCTTATAGAAGGACACATTGAAAACGATACGCGAATATCTATTGAAGAAGTATTTACACAATTACGTGTTAGTGTGGAAGAAAACGTGGAAAAGAAGAAAAGGAAACAACGTATTCAAGAACAAATAGGCGAATTAAAAGAAGAAATGGACGGCTTGTCCCATCATGTACTTGAAGCACAAAAGCAGATTCAAAATCTGTATGAGCAAGCAGAAGTAAACAATGAGGAATCCTTTCGTCAAAAGAATCAACAGAACATTGAAAAAACAGAGCTTGAGAAGGAGATAATCCTCCTAAAAAATCAGTTGGCCCAAATGGAGAATTCCTATCAGCTGAGACTTACGGAAAGAAAGTCGATGGATATGTGGAATTCGAGGAAGATTGAGCTGGAAGAAACGCTTAAGTCCATTAAAGAAAAACTGAGTCAGCTTGTTGAAAATAGAACAGCAACAAAAGAGACCATTCGTCTCTTGGAGGAAGCGGGAACATACTCTGAAGCTGTGCAACAATTCGAACTATCTAAAAGCAAGTTGCAGGAGCATGCAAGAAAGTGGGCAATCCATGCCACAGCATCTCATCTTCTAGGCAAAACAATGGATTACTACCGGACAGTGAAGCTTCCAAAAGTACTTCATTATGCTTCTGATAACTTTCAATTCCTCACAAAAGGAAATTATATCAGATTACTTGATGAGCAAAATGAAAGAACGCTTATGGTACAGCATGCAGACGGGACGAAATTTGAACCTAAGGAATTAAGTCAGGCAACGGTTGAGCAGTTGTATATATCCATTCGTGTTGCCGTTGCCCAAGTATGGAGTGATGAACAAAAACTGCCATTCTTGATGGATGACAGTTTTGTCAATTTCGATCATCATAGAACAAATCTTGCTATTAAGTTGATAAACAGACTTGCACTCCAAGGTTATCAATTCCTTTTCTTTACTTGTCATCACCATATTAAAGAAAAATTGGCAAGTGAACCAAACAACCGAATTTGCTCTATTGACACAATGAAGGTAGGAGAAGCAACCATCAAGCGATGA